In the genome of Vibrio sp. NTOU-M3, one region contains:
- a CDS encoding 23S rRNA (adenine(2030)-N(6))-methyltransferase RlmJ, producing the protein MLSYRHSFHAGNHADVVKHIVQSLILNALKQKDKPFVYHDTHSGVGRYDLTHEWSEKTGEYKQGIARVWEQANIPEDIQSYLDAVKTLNNGDKLRYYPGSPRVARAHIRPQDRMVLTELHPADHPLLEQEFHRDRQVSIYKEDGFKRLKGSLPPQERRGLVLIDPPYELAKEYRDVVQAIYQSHKRWATGIYAIWYPVVNRCDIEDMIEGLAGLGIRKILQIELGVSPDTNERGMTASGMIVINPPWKLESQMQTILPFLKEAIAPATGHWKVDWIVPE; encoded by the coding sequence TTGTTAAGTTATCGCCACAGTTTTCACGCAGGCAACCACGCAGATGTGGTCAAGCACATTGTACAAAGCCTGATCCTGAATGCGCTAAAGCAAAAAGACAAACCCTTTGTGTACCACGACACCCATTCCGGTGTTGGGCGTTATGACTTAACCCATGAATGGTCAGAAAAAACCGGTGAATACAAACAAGGTATCGCACGAGTCTGGGAGCAAGCTAACATTCCAGAAGACATTCAAAGCTACCTTGATGCCGTTAAAACACTGAACAACGGTGATAAGCTACGTTATTATCCGGGCTCTCCTCGCGTGGCACGTGCGCACATTCGTCCTCAAGACCGCATGGTACTCACTGAGCTGCACCCAGCGGATCACCCGCTGCTAGAGCAAGAATTCCACCGCGATCGCCAAGTGAGCATCTACAAGGAAGATGGCTTTAAGCGCCTGAAAGGCAGCCTGCCACCGCAAGAGCGTCGTGGATTAGTATTAATTGACCCACCGTATGAACTGGCAAAAGAGTATCGTGATGTCGTACAAGCGATTTACCAAAGCCACAAACGATGGGCGACCGGCATTTACGCAATTTGGTACCCAGTGGTGAACCGCTGTGATATTGAAGACATGATTGAAGGCTTAGCTGGCTTAGGCATTCGCAAAATTTTACAGATTGAACTTGGTGTTTCTCCCGATACCAATGAGCGCGGCATGACCGCCTCAGGCATGATCGTGATTAACCCACCGTGGAAACTGGAAAGCCAGATGCAAACCATTCTGCCATTCTTGAAAGAAGCAATTGCACCGGCAACGGGTCACTGGAAAGTTGACTGGATCGTGCCAGAATAA
- a CDS encoding glutathione S-transferase family protein, translating to MLKVISFKICPFVQRVTAALEAKQIPYEIEYINLKDKPQWFLDISPNGQVPVMVTESGTALFESDAIIEYIEDEYGPLEQGVTNEQRALDRAWSYLGSKHYLPQCGTMGSKDRATFEERAEKLIKAFQKAESQLSGDTKFFKSDELSNVDMAWLPLLHRAAIVKAHSGYDFFCGLPKMQAWQKNILESGLVEKTVSEDFVQLFSDFYLTNTYLADGKDVQAQSGCGTSSCCG from the coding sequence ATGCTTAAAGTAATCAGTTTTAAAATTTGCCCATTTGTTCAACGTGTAACCGCAGCACTAGAAGCAAAACAGATCCCTTACGAGATTGAATACATCAACCTCAAAGACAAACCACAATGGTTCTTAGATATCTCACCGAATGGCCAAGTACCAGTAATGGTGACAGAATCTGGCACAGCACTTTTTGAGTCAGATGCGATTATTGAATACATCGAAGACGAATACGGCCCGTTAGAACAAGGAGTCACAAACGAGCAACGTGCGCTTGATCGTGCGTGGAGCTACCTAGGTTCTAAACATTACTTACCTCAATGCGGCACCATGGGCAGCAAAGACCGAGCAACGTTTGAAGAGCGTGCAGAGAAGCTGATCAAAGCGTTTCAAAAAGCAGAAAGCCAACTGTCTGGTGACACAAAATTCTTCAAATCAGATGAATTGAGCAATGTAGATATGGCTTGGTTGCCACTTCTTCACCGCGCAGCAATCGTAAAAGCGCACTCTGGTTACGACTTCTTCTGTGGTCTGCCAAAAATGCAGGCATGGCAAAAGAACATCCTAGAATCAGGCTTAGTAGAGAAAACGGTGTCAGAAGACTTCGTGCAGTTGTTTAGCGATTTCTACCTAACTAACACTTATCTAGCGGATGGCAAAGACGTGCAAGCCCAGTCAGGTTGTGGCACTTCAAGCTGCTGCGGTTAA
- the gorA gene encoding glutathione-disulfide reductase: MATHFDYICIGGGSGGIASANRAAMYGAKVALIEAQDLGGTCVNVGCVPKKVMWHGAQIAEAMHLYAEDYGFDVDVKGFDWSKLVESRQAYIGRIHQSYDRVLGNNKVNVIKGFAKFVDEKTVEVNGEHYTADHILIAVGGRPTIPNIPGAEYGIDSNGFFELAEQPKRVAVIGAGYIAVEIAGVLNALGTETHLFCRKESPLRSFDPMIIETLVEVMEAEGPTLHTHSVPKEVVKEADGSLTLHLENGNTQNVDQLIWAIGRHPATDAINLASTGVETNDRGYIKVDEFQATNVPGIYCVGDIMEGGIELTPVAVKAGRQLSERLFNNKPNAKMDYDLVPTVVFSHPPIGTIGLTTQEAEEKYGKDNVKVYTSGFTAMYTAVTKHRQPCKMKLICAGEEETVVGLHGIGFTVDEMIQGFGVAMKMGATKADFDSVVAIHPTGSEEFVTMR, encoded by the coding sequence ATGGCGACTCATTTTGACTATATCTGTATCGGTGGCGGCAGTGGCGGCATCGCATCGGCAAACCGCGCGGCGATGTACGGCGCAAAAGTAGCGCTGATCGAAGCACAAGACCTTGGCGGTACCTGCGTAAACGTCGGTTGCGTGCCTAAAAAAGTCATGTGGCACGGCGCTCAAATTGCAGAAGCCATGCATCTTTACGCCGAAGACTACGGCTTTGACGTTGATGTAAAAGGCTTTGATTGGAGCAAGCTGGTGGAAAGTCGCCAAGCCTACATCGGCCGTATTCACCAATCTTACGATCGTGTACTTGGCAACAACAAAGTTAATGTTATCAAAGGCTTTGCAAAGTTTGTGGACGAAAAAACGGTTGAAGTTAACGGTGAGCACTACACCGCAGACCATATCTTAATTGCCGTTGGTGGCCGTCCTACCATTCCAAACATCCCGGGGGCGGAATACGGCATCGATTCAAATGGCTTCTTCGAGCTTGCTGAGCAACCAAAACGCGTTGCTGTGATCGGTGCTGGCTACATTGCAGTTGAAATTGCTGGCGTTCTGAATGCATTAGGCACAGAAACACACCTGTTCTGCCGTAAAGAATCTCCGCTACGTAGCTTTGACCCAATGATCATCGAAACGCTGGTTGAAGTGATGGAAGCCGAAGGCCCTACGCTACACACCCACTCAGTGCCAAAAGAAGTGGTGAAGGAAGCCGACGGCAGCCTAACGCTACACCTTGAAAACGGTAACACACAAAATGTGGATCAGCTGATCTGGGCGATTGGCCGCCATCCTGCTACTGACGCAATCAACCTTGCATCTACGGGTGTAGAAACCAACGACCGTGGCTACATCAAGGTAGACGAATTCCAAGCTACGAACGTTCCTGGTATCTACTGTGTCGGTGACATCATGGAAGGCGGCATTGAACTAACACCTGTTGCGGTTAAAGCGGGTCGTCAATTATCTGAGCGTCTGTTCAACAACAAACCAAACGCGAAGATGGACTACGATTTGGTACCAACGGTCGTATTCAGCCACCCACCAATTGGCACTATCGGTCTTACAACGCAAGAAGCGGAAGAGAAGTACGGCAAAGACAACGTCAAAGTCTACACCTCTGGCTTCACTGCGATGTACACAGCGGTTACTAAACACCGCCAGCCATGTAAGATGAAACTGATCTGTGCAGGTGAAGAAGAAACCGTTGTTGGCCTACACGGCATCGGCTTTACGGTTGATGAAATGATCCAAGGCTTTGGTGTTGCGATGAAGATGGGCGCAACCAAAGCAGACTTCGACTCAGTGGTCGCTATTCACCCAACGGGCTCAGAAGAGTTCGTGACAATGCGTTAA
- a CDS encoding sugar O-acetyltransferase, protein MTEFEKMTTGQRFDGSDDSVSRIRDKATMLVAELNTLSDDTLRVQWLEKLLGKFGQGSVIRPPFYCEFGQTISVGAHTFINMNATMLDGAPISIGNHVMIGPNAQFYSAGHSLDYQSRRKWETLCKPIVVEDDVWIGGCVIINQGVTIGARSVIAANSVVTRDVPPDSLYGGSPAKLIRPLNQAEMV, encoded by the coding sequence ATGACAGAATTTGAAAAAATGACGACAGGACAGCGGTTTGATGGCAGTGATGATTCGGTTAGCCGGATTCGCGATAAAGCCACCATGTTAGTGGCGGAGTTAAATACCTTGTCGGATGATACGTTACGAGTTCAATGGCTTGAGAAGCTGCTTGGAAAATTTGGTCAGGGTAGCGTGATCCGTCCTCCTTTTTATTGTGAATTTGGCCAGACGATATCCGTTGGTGCACATACTTTCATTAATATGAACGCCACCATGTTAGATGGGGCTCCAATTTCCATCGGTAACCATGTGATGATTGGACCCAATGCTCAGTTTTATAGCGCAGGCCACTCGTTGGATTACCAGAGCCGTCGAAAGTGGGAAACACTTTGTAAGCCGATTGTGGTGGAAGATGATGTTTGGATTGGTGGGTGTGTGATCATCAACCAAGGGGTGACGATTGGCGCCCGCTCTGTGATTGCGGCGAACTCGGTGGTCACGCGAGATGTCCCCCCGGATTCGCTTTACGGTGGCTCTCCTGCCAAATTGATCCGGCCTTTGAATCAAGCTGAAATGGTTTAG
- a CDS encoding response regulator: MKILIVDDSKATLEIVRRALECFGYRRLSIKKANNAVEALALVSEWQPEIVLTDWYMPDMTGLTLTEELMKLGLGIKVGMITTVDDQIQIKQAKAAGASFVLSKPFDDEELHRHLLPLVQGAEESQQTLNGLTEVQKELALPKLSQLEKLLKREVGESIQLNNIGVQAFDESKIPCLMAVYEDGETQRPRAVAMLDIYAVCVFARSNTAISPQQLQQVIQTKMVSKDILDTCQKVLDKSSLAFLDSNSRKSLRLKSVSFIPSAFDKLKTLYDKEANKRVDFSCQLEEIAQGKVTLIGF; encoded by the coding sequence GTGAAAATACTGATCGTTGATGATAGTAAGGCCACACTAGAAATTGTCAGGCGCGCATTGGAGTGCTTTGGTTATCGTCGTCTATCGATAAAAAAGGCCAACAATGCGGTGGAAGCTCTAGCGTTAGTCAGTGAATGGCAGCCGGAGATCGTGCTGACGGATTGGTATATGCCGGATATGACCGGTCTAACACTGACAGAAGAGCTGATGAAGTTAGGGCTGGGTATCAAAGTTGGCATGATCACCACAGTGGATGACCAAATTCAGATCAAGCAAGCGAAGGCGGCAGGGGCGAGTTTTGTATTATCTAAACCGTTTGATGATGAAGAGCTGCATCGTCATCTACTTCCCTTAGTTCAAGGTGCAGAAGAGAGTCAGCAGACCTTGAATGGGCTTACGGAAGTGCAAAAAGAGCTGGCACTGCCCAAACTCTCCCAATTGGAGAAGTTGCTTAAACGGGAAGTGGGCGAGAGTATTCAACTCAACAATATTGGTGTACAAGCATTTGATGAAAGTAAAATCCCATGCTTAATGGCAGTGTATGAAGATGGTGAAACTCAACGGCCAAGAGCCGTAGCGATGCTTGATATCTATGCGGTGTGCGTGTTTGCTCGCAGCAATACCGCTATTTCGCCACAACAGTTACAGCAAGTGATCCAGACTAAAATGGTCAGCAAAGACATTCTCGATACCTGTCAGAAGGTGTTGGACAAATCCTCTCTCGCGTTTTTAGATTCCAATTCACGTAAAAGCTTACGCCTGAAAAGTGTCAGCTTTATCCCTTCCGCGTTTGATAAATTGAAAACCCTCTATGATAAAGAGGCCAACAAACGAGTCGACTTTTCCTGCCAGCTTGAAGAGATAGCACAAGGTAAAGTGACTTTGATTGGGTTTTGA
- a CDS encoding chromosome partitioning protein ParA → MDLPPLLTGDNFNALTINLGLLILLFWFVILLLILREFRQFAYQVVNGQNLDRTAYDLCQQSVDNALNYTAENTDTLNDLIIIQQALEAQVSQIRAASHTLNAEDQATIDALNQKLSKSHHLIKKLKGDLDKSVKGLRKAKSKLLKQHDTVESLQQEKEQLEQQFEQLEKEYIQISEAGGFSDVEENYRQEKQQLMSVIESYKQKLSEQGDSSELKTQLETAQQQLHHVAKEKEFVEKKYLELLKEAEKNNQ, encoded by the coding sequence ATGGACTTACCGCCTTTACTGACTGGCGACAACTTCAACGCCCTCACGATCAACTTAGGTTTGCTCATTCTTCTGTTTTGGTTTGTCATCTTGCTGCTTATTCTGCGGGAGTTTCGTCAATTCGCTTATCAGGTGGTGAATGGACAAAACCTTGACCGCACTGCCTATGATTTATGCCAACAGTCCGTCGACAATGCTCTGAATTACACTGCAGAAAACACCGATACTCTCAATGATCTGATCATTATTCAGCAAGCCTTAGAAGCTCAGGTGTCACAAATTCGCGCAGCTAGCCATACGCTGAATGCAGAAGACCAAGCCACCATCGATGCACTCAATCAAAAACTCAGCAAATCCCATCATTTGATTAAAAAGCTCAAAGGGGATTTAGATAAAAGCGTGAAAGGACTGCGTAAAGCCAAAAGCAAATTACTCAAGCAGCATGATACGGTCGAAAGCCTACAACAGGAAAAAGAACAGCTCGAACAGCAATTTGAGCAGTTAGAAAAAGAATACATCCAGATCAGTGAAGCAGGTGGCTTTAGCGATGTAGAAGAAAACTATCGACAAGAAAAACAGCAGCTGATGTCCGTCATTGAAAGCTACAAACAGAAGCTGTCTGAGCAAGGGGATAGCAGTGAACTCAAAACACAGTTAGAAACGGCGCAACAACAGCTACACCACGTGGCAAAAGAGAAAGAATTCGTTGAGAAAAAGTATCTGGAGTTACTAAAAGAAGCGGAGAAAAACAACCAGTAG
- a CDS encoding SPOR domain-containing protein, producing the protein MTAMPKWSFAKLLSLVVLAVPVVSAPVQAEGFLCDATQASNHELPILDKACPIGQGLWGKQQPKGQKSIFWIQCGVFAKPLSLAEAKDLYQHISTDVWAKPEGKGYRCLIGPYEDIRQARKDLVGVKKQPGYKESFVREVVSGKKRPVRQPVKEASTAAKPAQKTTVLPPAKPKPEPVVKQPVVESPPKAKQVEIAIRLSTEVAGVSYKVPYMMFSDDQFYMEHGLPWNRLDYDGAMQVCSHLKMRLPSESEWNRLLAANVMKEKWPIHLPYWGADRRGLFTSGKVTRLKGTSLLNVMCVK; encoded by the coding sequence ATGACCGCAATGCCAAAATGGTCTTTTGCGAAGCTATTGAGTCTGGTTGTTTTGGCTGTGCCTGTTGTATCAGCGCCCGTTCAGGCTGAAGGGTTTCTGTGTGATGCAACTCAGGCATCTAATCATGAGCTACCCATTTTAGATAAGGCATGTCCGATTGGTCAGGGGCTTTGGGGTAAGCAGCAACCTAAAGGTCAAAAATCCATTTTCTGGATTCAATGTGGGGTATTCGCCAAACCTTTGTCACTTGCTGAAGCTAAAGATCTTTATCAGCATATTTCTACCGATGTATGGGCAAAGCCTGAGGGTAAGGGTTACCGGTGTCTAATCGGTCCTTATGAAGATATTCGCCAAGCTCGAAAAGATTTGGTGGGTGTCAAAAAACAGCCGGGTTACAAAGAGTCTTTTGTTCGTGAAGTGGTGAGCGGCAAAAAAAGGCCCGTTCGCCAGCCGGTAAAAGAGGCATCGACCGCCGCTAAACCAGCACAAAAAACTACAGTTCTTCCGCCGGCGAAGCCAAAACCGGAACCTGTAGTGAAACAACCAGTGGTCGAGTCGCCACCTAAAGCCAAACAAGTGGAAATTGCCATTCGCCTAAGCACTGAAGTCGCTGGAGTAAGTTACAAAGTGCCGTACATGATGTTCAGCGATGATCAGTTCTATATGGAACATGGGTTGCCTTGGAATCGCTTGGATTATGATGGTGCGATGCAGGTTTGCTCACACTTGAAGATGCGATTGCCTTCGGAATCGGAATGGAACCGCCTCTTAGCGGCAAATGTAATGAAAGAAAAATGGCCAATCCACTTACCTTATTGGGGAGCCGATCGCCGTGGACTCTTTACCAGTGGTAAAGTCACACGCTTAAAAGGCACGTCATTACTCAACGTGATGTGTGTGAAATAA
- a CDS encoding phosphoethanolamine transferase, which produces MKNWLNWRSNGVTYVKLTAVLALYFALVLNAPIYKELHRLFAQVDSVKLGFILSIPLFFFAALNLIFNLLSWPFLTKPLFVALMILSALVSYAGYNYDTIFNVDMIANIMQTDSSEASAYLSCYSVLWVILLGFVPAALLISLPLKREPWFKFIGKKLLSILASVLILVVIAGSYYQDYASFGRNHSYLKKMIVPTQLVYAISRYVKQTYFTTPQPYIELGLDAHQSSKALAQAKEKPSLVVLVVGETARLQNYQLNGYSRETNPYTADLDVVSFQEVRSCGTATAVSLPCMFSRLTHDNYDHDQANNQDNVLDILNRAGVSMIWEDDDGGDKNVARHIEKQMMDRSRKDSECDGNTCYDMVLLENLDRNINKLSGNRMVALHLIGSHGPTYYKRYPQSMAVFQPDCPRADIENCSNEQIVNSYDNSIRYTDYVLSKVINRLSELQQQYNTALIYLSDHGESLGEGGMYLHGAPYALAPDYQTTVPMIVWMSQGFQQAKSVDYACLKQRAAIRGQYSHDNLFHSLLGIMDVKTKAYQSSLDIFAACRVEPQHEELAKG; this is translated from the coding sequence ATGAAAAACTGGCTCAACTGGCGCTCAAATGGGGTGACTTATGTGAAGCTAACTGCGGTATTGGCGCTTTATTTTGCATTAGTGCTGAATGCTCCCATTTATAAAGAATTGCATCGTCTTTTTGCTCAAGTGGACTCGGTAAAGCTTGGTTTTATCCTTTCGATCCCGCTGTTTTTCTTTGCTGCTCTCAATTTAATATTTAACCTGCTGAGTTGGCCTTTTCTGACCAAACCCTTGTTTGTGGCACTGATGATTTTATCGGCTTTGGTGAGTTATGCCGGTTACAATTACGACACCATTTTTAATGTCGACATGATCGCGAATATCATGCAAACCGATAGCAGTGAAGCGAGTGCTTACTTGAGCTGTTACTCGGTGTTGTGGGTTATTCTATTGGGTTTCGTACCTGCCGCACTGCTTATTTCACTGCCGCTTAAACGAGAGCCTTGGTTTAAGTTTATTGGTAAAAAGCTCCTCTCCATATTGGCCTCTGTGCTGATTTTGGTTGTCATTGCGGGCAGTTACTATCAAGACTACGCCTCATTTGGTCGCAACCACAGCTACTTAAAGAAAATGATTGTGCCGACACAGCTAGTGTATGCGATCAGCCGTTATGTCAAACAAACCTACTTTACGACGCCGCAACCTTATATTGAGCTAGGGTTAGATGCACATCAGTCCAGTAAAGCTCTGGCACAAGCTAAAGAAAAACCGAGCCTAGTTGTTCTGGTGGTGGGAGAAACTGCACGTTTGCAAAACTACCAGTTGAACGGCTATTCACGAGAAACCAACCCTTATACTGCTGATTTGGATGTTGTTTCTTTCCAAGAGGTACGCTCTTGCGGCACCGCAACGGCGGTTTCATTGCCTTGCATGTTCTCTCGGCTGACCCATGATAATTATGATCACGACCAAGCGAACAACCAAGACAATGTACTCGATATTTTAAATCGGGCAGGGGTGTCGATGATTTGGGAAGACGATGATGGCGGGGATAAAAATGTCGCGCGTCATATCGAAAAGCAAATGATGGATCGCTCACGTAAAGACAGTGAGTGTGATGGTAATACCTGCTATGACATGGTGCTATTGGAGAACCTAGACCGAAACATTAATAAGCTCTCTGGTAACCGAATGGTGGCCCTGCATTTAATTGGTAGCCATGGACCCACCTATTACAAGCGCTATCCGCAAAGCATGGCGGTATTCCAGCCCGATTGCCCTCGTGCAGACATTGAAAATTGTAGCAATGAGCAAATTGTGAATAGTTACGATAACAGCATTCGCTACACCGACTATGTGCTGAGCAAGGTGATAAACCGTCTGAGTGAATTACAGCAGCAATACAATACGGCGCTGATTTATCTTTCAGATCATGGGGAGTCATTAGGGGAAGGGGGCATGTATTTGCATGGCGCGCCGTATGCGTTAGCTCCAGACTATCAAACCACTGTGCCTATGATTGTTTGGATGTCGCAGGGTTTCCAGCAGGCCAAAAGCGTCGATTATGCTTGCCTCAAGCAACGTGCAGCCATTCGTGGGCAATATTCTCATGATAATTTATTCCATTCACTGTTGGGTATCATGGATGTGAAGACGAAAGCCTATCAGTCATCATTGGATATCTTTGCGGCCTGCCGTGTCGAACCACAGCACGAAGAATTAGCGAAAGGGTGA
- a CDS encoding diacylglycerol kinase: MKPGKTGITRVIHATQYSMKGLVAAWLHEAAFRQETVLSAALFLVAIWLPVTPVEKLLLIGSVLLVLIVELLNSAVEAVVDRVGSEWHELSGRAKDMGSAAVFIALGFALLTWGAIVGALL; encoded by the coding sequence GTGAAACCAGGAAAAACCGGAATAACGCGTGTTATACATGCAACCCAGTATTCCATGAAAGGGCTTGTGGCCGCTTGGCTGCATGAGGCTGCATTTCGTCAAGAAACCGTACTAAGCGCGGCTTTGTTTCTGGTAGCTATCTGGTTACCCGTGACCCCAGTCGAGAAGTTACTGCTGATAGGGAGTGTCTTGCTTGTGCTGATTGTTGAGTTGCTGAATTCGGCGGTTGAAGCTGTTGTCGATAGGGTTGGAAGTGAATGGCATGAACTTAGCGGACGCGCCAAAGACATGGGCTCTGCAGCGGTGTTCATTGCCTTGGGTTTTGCCTTGCTGACTTGGGGCGCTATTGTGGGAGCACTATTATGA
- a CDS encoding ABC transporter permease, which yields MSQTALAPSRWERFKQSDFLYYFKRDKVAMTSFTVFMLFLVMAWAAPIISPTDPYDLSSIDIMDSELPPAWMEDGDERFLLGTDEQGRDILSTILYGSRLSLTIGFLAVGLQLVLGIVIGLSAGYFGGRIDSFLMRFADVQLSFSTMMVAIIVSAIFKASFGSEFYSQYAVVMLVVIIGVAEWPQYARTIRASVLAEKKKEYVEAARVMGFKSPRIMFRHILPNCLSPILVISTVQVANAIMSEAALSFLGLGLPVDQPSLGALISIGFNYIFSGAWWITAFPGLVLVTLVLVINLLGDWLRDVFNPKIYKG from the coding sequence ATGAGTCAAACAGCACTAGCTCCTTCGCGTTGGGAGCGATTTAAACAATCTGATTTCTTGTACTACTTTAAGCGCGATAAAGTCGCGATGACCAGTTTTACCGTCTTTATGCTGTTCTTAGTGATGGCATGGGCAGCGCCGATCATTTCGCCAACAGACCCGTACGATTTATCCTCGATCGATATTATGGACTCAGAGTTACCACCAGCATGGATGGAAGACGGTGATGAGCGATTCCTGTTGGGTACTGATGAGCAAGGACGAGACATCCTTTCGACCATTCTTTATGGGTCTCGTTTGTCACTGACCATTGGTTTCTTAGCGGTTGGCCTACAATTGGTGCTTGGTATCGTGATTGGTTTGTCGGCGGGTTACTTTGGTGGCCGCATTGATAGCTTTTTAATGCGTTTTGCTGACGTGCAGCTCTCGTTCTCAACCATGATGGTCGCGATCATTGTCTCGGCCATTTTCAAAGCCAGTTTCGGCAGTGAGTTTTACAGTCAATATGCGGTCGTCATGCTGGTGGTGATCATTGGCGTGGCCGAATGGCCGCAGTATGCGCGTACCATTCGTGCATCGGTATTGGCTGAGAAGAAGAAAGAATATGTGGAAGCTGCACGGGTGATGGGCTTTAAGTCGCCTCGTATTATGTTCCGCCACATCTTGCCAAACTGTTTGTCTCCTATTTTGGTTATTTCGACCGTACAGGTGGCCAACGCCATTATGTCTGAAGCGGCGCTGTCGTTTTTAGGTTTAGGCCTACCGGTAGACCAACCCTCTTTAGGGGCGCTGATCAGCATCGGCTTTAACTACATTTTCTCTGGTGCGTGGTGGATCACGGCTTTCCCAGGGCTAGTGCTAGTGACCTTAGTCTTGGTGATTAATCTGCTGGGTGACTGGTTACGAGATGTATTCAACCCTAAGATTTATAAAGGGTAA
- a CDS encoding ABC transporter permease, with translation MFSFLVKRLFQALIVMFVISLVAFAIQDNLGDPLRELVGQSVSEAERQALRDDLGLNDPFITKYTRFVGNALQGDLGTSYFFKRPAVEVILDKLVATLELVFGATLIIIFCSIPLGVYSAIHPKSLFTKIVMAGSSIGISIPVFLTAIMLMYVFSIELGWLPSYGRGETANVLGWESGYFTLDGLAHLVLPCIALASIMLPLFIRLVRSEMLEVLSSEYIKFGKAKGLALNKIYYQHALKNTMLPVLTVGGVQIGTMVAYTILTETVFQWPGTGFLFLEAINRVDTPLITAYVIFVGLIFVVTNTIVDLLYGIINPTVNLTGKGA, from the coding sequence ATGTTTTCGTTTCTGGTCAAGCGCCTGTTTCAGGCACTGATAGTGATGTTTGTGATCAGTTTAGTGGCGTTTGCCATTCAGGATAACCTCGGCGATCCATTGCGTGAGCTGGTAGGTCAGTCGGTTTCTGAAGCAGAGCGCCAAGCTTTGCGTGACGACCTAGGTCTGAATGATCCCTTCATTACTAAATACACACGCTTTGTTGGCAATGCGCTACAAGGTGATTTAGGTACGTCTTATTTCTTCAAGCGCCCGGCGGTTGAAGTGATTCTGGATAAATTGGTGGCAACACTAGAGTTAGTGTTCGGTGCCACATTAATTATTATATTCTGTTCTATTCCTCTGGGGGTTTACTCAGCGATCCACCCCAAAAGTCTATTTACCAAAATTGTGATGGCAGGCAGTAGTATCGGGATTTCGATCCCCGTATTCCTTACCGCCATCATGTTGATGTACGTCTTCTCGATTGAGCTGGGTTGGTTACCGTCTTATGGGCGAGGAGAAACGGCGAATGTGTTGGGCTGGGAGTCCGGTTATTTCACCTTAGATGGCTTGGCTCACTTGGTGCTGCCTTGTATTGCACTGGCGTCCATCATGCTGCCACTGTTTATCCGTTTGGTCCGTTCTGAAATGTTGGAAGTCTTGAGTTCTGAGTACATCAAGTTCGGTAAAGCGAAAGGCTTGGCACTGAACAAGATTTATTACCAGCATGCGCTGAAAAATACCATGTTACCGGTACTAACGGTCGGTGGGGTGCAGATTGGTACTATGGTGGCTTATACCATACTGACTGAAACGGTTTTCCAATGGCCAGGAACTGGCTTCCTTTTCCTTGAGGCAATCAACCGAGTGGATACACCACTGATCACCGCTTATGTTATTTTCGTTGGTCTGATATTCGTGGTCACTAACACCATTGTTGACTTGCTATACGGCATCATCAACCCAACCGTGAATCTTACAGGTAAAGGAGCATAA